In the genome of Kiritimatiellia bacterium, one region contains:
- a CDS encoding YceH family protein — translation MSDAVTQPLPPDSAPTPDAEAPARGLSSALTPPLSPEEIRVLACLVEKQCTTPEYYPLTLNALVAACNQKNNRDPVVSYTEDTVSRALDRLRDRRLAAMVSVAGARAPKFKHLFSETFGLDECDTALLCELMLRGPQTPGELRAHCDRFTRMPPVPEIISALDALAARPTPLVVRLPRQPGQKEARYAHLFGAPPTIDETPQTAAPTPAPTLLERLERLEAEVESLRREIRELQACLNPPSTTTKISSGSQSH, via the coding sequence ATGTCGGATGCCGTCACCCAACCGTTGCCGCCGGATTCCGCTCCCACACCGGATGCAGAAGCGCCGGCCCGAGGTCTTTCCTCCGCGTTGACGCCGCCGTTGTCGCCCGAGGAAATACGAGTGCTGGCGTGCCTCGTCGAAAAGCAATGTACGACACCTGAATATTATCCGCTCACCCTCAATGCCTTGGTCGCCGCATGCAACCAGAAAAATAACCGCGACCCTGTGGTGTCGTACACGGAGGACACCGTCTCCCGCGCGTTGGACCGTCTTCGTGATCGCCGGCTCGCTGCTATGGTGTCGGTGGCGGGCGCCCGCGCGCCGAAATTTAAGCACCTTTTTTCGGAAACGTTCGGGCTGGACGAATGCGATACGGCCCTCCTTTGCGAACTCATGTTGCGCGGTCCCCAAACCCCCGGCGAATTGCGCGCCCACTGCGATCGATTCACTCGCATGCCGCCCGTTCCGGAAATTATTTCGGCCCTCGACGCACTGGCTGCGCGGCCTACGCCGCTCGTGGTCCGGCTCCCTCGACAGCCCGGCCAAAAGGAAGCTCGATATGCCCATCTTTTCGGCGCGCCGCCGACAATCGATGAGACGCCTCAGACCGCGGCCCCCACCCCGGCGCCCACCCTTCTCGAGCGGTTGGAACGGCTGGAAGCCGAAGTTGAGTCGCTGCGCCGGGAAATCCGCGAGTTACAGGCCTGTTTGAATCCGCCTTCGACAACGACGAAAATTTCCAGCGGATCCCAATCCCACTGA